A region of the Antedon mediterranea chromosome 4, ecAntMedi1.1, whole genome shotgun sequence genome:
atttaaaaaagtcaTGAGTTCGATACTTGTGTCTGATACTGTGATGTACAACATCTATGTATAAACAATGGATGACAATTATACTTTGCGAATATCACTTTGTGCATTATAATTTAGGCTTAATCtactattataataacaattttatggACAACGTACTATTCATCTCAGGTATCAAATTATGTTTGGTGGTATACAGGTTTGATTACAGTGGAATGCAATTTACAAATTAGTCTTAAAATCAAATAATCCTGTTGAGAAATCAGTTCAGTATTGTTATACAAAGTTGAATATAAATCAACCGTAAGAATCTTTTAAGTGATTCGTAAATGCATCCATCTAGTTGTCAGATTTTCTTGTAATTACGGCAACTGCACAATTTTCCCGCGTTGTAGTCTCGTCCTGCGTTCGGTAAATTGACGTCATCAACACTTACATTCGTCATCATTCATCATAATGTTGTTATTCGCTCAAGAACCACCGTTGGTGACTCGTTATGATTAAATAAATCATCTTCTTTTAATCTATCTCCACTTCCATTCATCACCGTATTTCCTCTTTTTGCTAGAAGGGGTTGCCTAGCAACTGGTAAAGCAGCAAACCTGTTGTAACTTTTCTTGATAGGAGGAAGGGTTATGCTCCCCGAACAATGCTTTTTAATGGCTATTGGACCCGCCATCGTTACAAACGTTTTTGAGCGTTTGTGCCTTGCATTCATGCATTCCAAACGCAGTATACTTTTAAATGCGAATCTAAAATCCTTGTTGAATATACCATAAATAATTGGATTTAGCGTTGAGTTGCAATAGCCAAGCCAAGTTAAAAGACTAAATAAGACGGGCGACGAACATTCCGGACAGAATGATGAAACCACGTTTACAGTAAAAAATGGAACCCAACAAAATAGAAACACACCCATAATGATACCGAGCGTCACTGCGGCTTTGTGGTCGCGTACTGCGTTTGGCGAATGGTAACCGGATTCGCGGGAGTCGTGATTTCCGATACGTCCTTGTTTTGCGTTACGCACGTGTTCACGTACCGCAACAAAAATTCTTGAATAAATTGACGTCATTACAAAGCAAGGTAAAACAAAACTAACAAAAGAAGAGAGAGTTGCGTAAATTAGATTGATATCTTCCAATGTACACACGTTCTCGTCGTCATCCTCTTGTACAACGTCGGTGGAGTTATTCCCTTCGTGCCAACCGAGTTGGATCGGCATAAATGATATCAAAGCAGACATTATCCAAACAAAAGAAATAGTAACAAGAGCTCTTGTTGTCGTCATCCATTGATAGTAATGTAATGGTTTCTTAATATGCATATATCTATCAACACTAATTGCACATAAATTCAATATAGACGCTGTTGAAAACATGACATCAAACGATATCCATATAGTGCAGAATGGTTTACCAAACGACCAATACCCTCGAATGTCATTTGATGCGGCGAACGTCATGACTAAAATAGACACGAGGAGGTCTGCCATAGCTAGCGATACAATAAAACTGTTTGCCGTTTTTCGTAGCTTCGGGTAGGTGGCAACCGCCAGGCAAACTAAAATATTTCCGACAATTGAAGCTACAATGATTGTGCCTAAAATAAGCAACATTGCTATCCTCGTCGCTGGCGTAAAACTCCCGTCATCCGAGTCGTCTTCGTCGTCGGTTCCATTCTCCGGAATCGTCGTGTTGTCGTA
Encoded here:
- the LOC140046883 gene encoding dopamine receptor 1-like translates to MYRSDRASVRIQESVVQGSSASIDNFERPTGTCIMFTTTWSYDNTTIPENGTDDEDDSDDGSFTPATRIAMLLILGTIIVASIVGNILVCLAVATYPKLRKTANSFIVSLAMADLLVSILVMTFAASNDIRGYWSFGKPFCTIWISFDVMFSTASILNLCAISVDRYMHIKKPLHYYQWMTTTRALVTISFVWIMSALISFMPIQLGWHEGNNSTDVVQEDDDENVCTLEDINLIYATLSSFVSFVLPCFVMTSIYSRIFVAVREHVRNAKQGRIGNHDSRESGYHSPNAVRDHKAAVTLGIIMGVFLFCWVPFFTVNVVSSFCPECSSPVLFSLLTWLGYCNSTLNPIIYGIFNKDFRFAFKSILRLECMNARHKRSKTFVTMAGPIAIKKHCSGSITLPPIKKSYNRFAALPVARQPLLAKRGNTVMNGSGDRLKEDDLFNHNESPTVVLERITTL